The following are encoded in a window of Maridesulfovibrio ferrireducens genomic DNA:
- the wecB gene encoding non-hydrolyzing UDP-N-acetylglucosamine 2-epimerase gives MKKVFLVAGARPNLMKVAPIFRASRNLESIECDIVYTGQHYDRQMSQVFFEDLDIAEPKFNMGKSTGTHAEQTGAIMISFEKMCIEHKPDLVVVVGDVNSTLACSVTARKLHIPVAHVEAGLRSGDLDMPEEINRMVTDSISNLFFTTEEHGFDNLLREGKDPASVFQVGNVMIDNLFYNVKRLGDDVTSGYESRPLKEKIGKYAFLTLHRPSNVDCKDVLKGIVSALNKISEKLPILFPIHPRTAKMMEEFSISFSENVHTFPPLSFRESLYLWKDAQVVITDSGGLQEETTALGVPCVTVRENTERPVTVDRGTNVIAGVSEAKILSEVEKAFAKTDDPAPEIPGWDGHAAERIWEILIDYLNRG, from the coding sequence ATGAAAAAAGTTTTTCTGGTAGCCGGAGCGCGGCCTAATTTGATGAAAGTAGCCCCTATTTTCAGGGCATCCCGCAATTTGGAATCCATTGAATGCGACATTGTTTATACTGGTCAGCATTATGATCGTCAGATGTCTCAGGTCTTTTTTGAGGATCTGGATATTGCTGAGCCTAAGTTTAATATGGGCAAATCTACCGGCACTCATGCTGAGCAGACCGGCGCGATAATGATCTCTTTTGAGAAGATGTGTATTGAGCATAAGCCTGATCTGGTCGTTGTTGTGGGCGATGTTAATTCCACTCTGGCTTGTTCTGTCACCGCGCGTAAATTGCATATTCCTGTGGCCCATGTTGAGGCCGGTCTTAGAAGCGGTGATCTGGATATGCCCGAAGAAATCAACCGTATGGTCACGGATTCGATCAGTAATTTATTTTTTACCACCGAAGAGCACGGGTTCGATAATTTGTTGCGCGAAGGTAAAGACCCTGCTTCGGTTTTTCAGGTCGGCAACGTCATGATCGACAATTTGTTCTATAATGTGAAGAGACTTGGAGACGACGTTACTTCCGGTTATGAGTCCAGACCGCTCAAAGAAAAGATTGGGAAATATGCCTTTTTAACGCTGCATCGTCCTTCAAATGTAGACTGTAAAGATGTCTTGAAGGGTATTGTTTCCGCGCTTAATAAAATTTCAGAGAAATTGCCTATTCTGTTTCCTATCCATCCTCGCACAGCCAAGATGATGGAAGAATTTTCTATTTCTTTTTCAGAAAATGTGCATACTTTTCCGCCTCTTTCGTTTCGTGAATCACTCTATCTGTGGAAAGATGCACAGGTTGTCATTACCGACAGCGGCGGTTTGCAGGAAGAAACGACAGCTCTTGGCGTTCCTTGTGTAACCGTTCGTGAGAATACAGAGCGTCCTGTCACTGTCGATCGTGGAACAAATGTTATTGCAGGAGTTTCGGAAGCTAAAATTCTGAGTGAAGTAGAAAAGGCTTTTGCTAAAACAGATGATCCTGCCCCTGAAATACCGGGTTGGGACGGGCACGCTGCTGAGCGTATTTGGGAAATTCTGATTGATTATTTGAATCGAGGTTAA
- the trxC gene encoding thioredoxin TrxC — protein sequence MDDTTSGAIHVVCPNCRAVNRVLSKRFGDQPACGKCGGQVLIPKPVELTASTFDRFISKTDLPVLVDFWAPWCGHCKSMAPAFQSAAAEIFPKTLTAKVDTEYSKELSAKFNIRSLPTLLLFNNGREQKRISGAMTTQQIVAWVKQSG from the coding sequence ATGGACGATACCACTTCAGGTGCCATACATGTTGTCTGTCCCAACTGCCGCGCTGTCAACCGTGTCTTGTCTAAGCGGTTCGGAGATCAGCCCGCATGCGGGAAGTGTGGAGGGCAGGTGCTTATTCCAAAACCAGTAGAACTGACAGCTTCAACTTTCGATAGATTCATATCAAAAACAGATTTGCCAGTGTTGGTCGATTTTTGGGCACCGTGGTGCGGTCATTGTAAGTCGATGGCTCCGGCTTTTCAAAGCGCTGCCGCAGAAATTTTCCCCAAAACTTTGACCGCTAAAGTTGATACTGAATATTCAAAAGAATTATCCGCCAAGTTCAATATACGATCACTCCCCACTCTACTTCTTTTCAATAATGGTCGCGAACAAAAACGTATATCCGGTG